In Canis lupus dingo isolate Sandy chromosome 1, ASM325472v2, whole genome shotgun sequence, a single genomic region encodes these proteins:
- the DIRAS2 gene encoding GTP-binding protein Di-Ras2, which yields MPEQSNDYRVAVFGAGGVGKSSLVLRFVKGTFRESYIPTVEDTYRQVISCDKSICTLQITDTTGSHQFPAMQRLSISKGHAFILVYSITSRQSLEELKPIYEQICEIKGDVESIPIMLVGNKCDESPNREVESGEAEALARKWKCAFMETSAKLNHNVKELFQELLNLEKRRTVSLQIDGKKSKQQKRKEKLKGKCVVM from the coding sequence ATGCCGGAACAAAGCAATGATTACCGGGTGGCCGTGTTCGGAGCAGGTGGCGTTGGCAAGAGCTCGCTGGTCTTGAGGTTTGTGAAGGGCACGTTCCGGGAGAGCTACATCCCCACGGTGGAGGATACCTACCGGCAGGTCATCAGCTGTGACAAGAGCATCTGCACGCTGCAGATCACGGACACCACGGGCAGCCACCAGTTCCCCGCCATGCAGCGGCTGTCCATCTCCAAGGGGCACGCCTTCATCCTGGTCTACTCCATCACCAGCCGGCAGTCCTTGGAGGAGCTCAAGCCCATCTACGAACAGATCTGCGAGATCAAAGGGGACGTGGAGAGCATCCCCATCATGCTGGTGGGAAACAAGTGTGATGAGAGCCCCAATCGCGAGGTGGAGAGTGGCGAAGCCGAGGCCCTGGCCCGCAAGTGGAAGTGCGCCTTCATGGAGACCTCCGCCAAGCTCAACCACAACGTGAAGGAGCTCTTCCAGGAGCTGCTCAACCTGGAGAAACGCAGGACCGTGAGCCTCCAGATCGACGGGAAAAAGAGCAAgcagcagaagaggaaagaaaagctcAAGGGCAAATGCGTGGTCATGTGA